The Streptomyces achromogenes genome window below encodes:
- a CDS encoding DUF2252 domain-containing protein translates to MSESSTTRVGDDSGARRHRTPRERAERGRAARADVPRSSHAEFTPPPKRTDPVDVIEAQSAQRVPELVPIRYGRMSESPFRFYRGAAAIMAADLAETPRTGIRVQLCGDAHMLNFRLLASPERRLMFDINDFDETLPGPWEWDVKRLAASLVIAGRANGFSSKERASVVRSAVRAYRTRMRGFAQMGNLEVWYSRFEADELQETYAPELGAKNRERWRQARERARQHDNLQVVEKLTQVVGGRRLIANDPPLLVRLADLLPSAESDVMEREIGKIVSGYVGSLQSDRRFLLQGYRVADIARKVVGVGSVGTRCWIVLLLGKDDDDPLFLQAKEADESVLAPYAGAGDHRTQGERVVAGQRLMQATSDIFLGWERTTGLDGRRRDFYVRQLRDWKGIAVPENMSPNRMSLFGRLCGATLARAHARSGDRIAIAAYLGSGDVFDRALSTFAELYADQNESDHRALLHAVATGRVRAESA, encoded by the coding sequence ATGAGCGAGAGCAGCACGACCCGTGTCGGTGACGATTCCGGCGCCCGGCGCCACCGCACCCCGAGGGAGCGGGCAGAGCGCGGCAGGGCCGCGCGGGCCGACGTACCGAGGTCCTCGCACGCCGAGTTCACGCCGCCGCCGAAACGCACCGACCCGGTGGACGTCATCGAGGCGCAGTCCGCGCAGCGGGTCCCCGAACTCGTCCCGATCCGCTACGGGCGGATGAGCGAGTCGCCGTTCCGCTTCTACCGGGGCGCCGCCGCCATCATGGCCGCGGACCTGGCGGAGACCCCGCGCACCGGCATCCGCGTCCAGCTGTGCGGCGACGCGCACATGCTCAACTTCCGGCTGCTGGCCTCTCCGGAACGCCGTCTGATGTTCGACATCAACGACTTCGACGAGACGCTGCCCGGCCCCTGGGAGTGGGACGTCAAGCGGCTGGCGGCCAGCCTCGTCATCGCGGGCCGGGCGAACGGCTTCAGCTCCAAGGAACGGGCGTCGGTGGTCCGGTCGGCCGTGCGGGCCTACCGGACACGGATGCGCGGCTTCGCCCAGATGGGCAACCTCGAGGTCTGGTACAGCCGCTTCGAGGCGGACGAACTGCAGGAGACGTACGCCCCGGAGCTCGGCGCCAAGAACCGCGAACGCTGGCGGCAGGCCAGGGAACGGGCCCGGCAGCACGACAACCTGCAGGTCGTCGAGAAACTCACGCAGGTGGTCGGCGGCCGGCGGCTGATCGCGAACGACCCGCCGCTCCTGGTCCGGCTGGCCGACCTGCTGCCGAGCGCCGAGAGCGACGTGATGGAGCGGGAGATCGGCAAGATCGTCAGTGGGTACGTCGGGTCCCTGCAGTCCGACCGCCGGTTCCTCCTCCAGGGCTACCGCGTCGCCGACATCGCCCGCAAGGTGGTCGGAGTGGGCAGTGTGGGCACCCGCTGCTGGATCGTGCTGCTGCTCGGCAAGGACGACGACGATCCGCTCTTCCTGCAGGCCAAGGAGGCCGACGAGTCCGTGCTCGCCCCCTACGCGGGCGCCGGCGACCACCGCACCCAGGGTGAGCGGGTCGTCGCCGGCCAGCGGCTGATGCAGGCGACCAGCGACATCTTCCTGGGCTGGGAACGCACCACCGGCCTCGACGGCCGTCGCCGCGACTTCTACGTTCGCCAGCTGCGGGACTGGAAGGGCATCGCCGTGCCGGAGAACATGTCGCCGAATCGGATGTCCCTCTTCGGCCGGCTCTGCGGAGCCACCCTGGCCCGCGCCCACGCCCGCTCCGGAGACCGTATAGCGATCGCCGCCTACCTGGGCTCCGGCGACGTCTTCGACCGCGCCCTGAGCACGTTCGCCGAGCTCTACGCCGACCAGAACGAATCCGACCACCGGGCCCTGCTCCACGCCGTCGCCACGGGCCGGGTCCGCGCCGAGTCGGCTTGA
- a CDS encoding calcium-binding protein, translated as MRATMRLALLGTGVALVATATGATAAQATDGGAGDIRIDKVVVNGGKPVVVGTTRVVSAKVSVTATDDSGIAKTTYISAFGPTPNFAQVWDDDITCVKKSATTSTCTGTLTFDPTAATGFVGNSAAGTWKLGTLVSANDYDYIHRDAATTFRVQRDTRLTTNAAPEPVKKGRTITVTGVLSRADWDTNKYAGYAKQKVTLQFRKKNSSTYTNVKTVTSSSTGTLKTTVKASQDGYFRYRFAGTSTAPAIAAAGDYVDVR; from the coding sequence ATGCGCGCAACCATGCGCCTCGCTCTGCTCGGCACCGGCGTCGCGCTGGTCGCCACCGCGACCGGTGCCACCGCCGCCCAGGCGACCGACGGCGGCGCGGGCGACATCAGGATCGACAAGGTCGTCGTCAACGGCGGCAAGCCGGTCGTGGTCGGCACCACCAGGGTGGTGTCCGCCAAGGTCTCCGTGACCGCGACGGACGACTCCGGCATCGCCAAGACCACGTACATCAGTGCCTTCGGCCCCACGCCGAACTTCGCGCAGGTGTGGGACGACGACATCACGTGCGTCAAGAAGAGCGCCACCACGTCGACGTGCACGGGCACGCTGACGTTCGACCCGACGGCGGCGACCGGCTTCGTCGGCAACAGCGCGGCGGGCACCTGGAAGCTCGGCACGCTGGTCTCCGCGAACGACTACGACTACATCCACCGGGACGCGGCCACCACGTTCCGGGTGCAGCGCGACACGCGGCTCACCACGAACGCCGCGCCCGAGCCCGTCAAGAAGGGCAGGACCATCACGGTCACCGGCGTGCTGTCCCGGGCCGACTGGGACACCAACAAGTACGCGGGCTACGCCAAGCAGAAGGTGACCCTGCAGTTCCGCAAGAAGAACTCCAGCACGTACACCAACGTCAAGACGGTGACGTCGTCCTCGACGGGCACCCTGAAGACGACGGTCAAGGCGTCCCAGGACGGCTACTTCCGCTACAGGTTCGCCGGCACGTCGACCGCCCCGGCCATCGCCGCCGCCGGCGACTACGTCGACGTCCGCTGA
- a CDS encoding Crp/Fnr family transcriptional regulator: MPSRLFSGTRFDGNMVRHLNDPLCCQVRSSGVLVNHVWPPSTFLGRLRNATRDELLRQGTPITYPPHRALLQQGDDSRHVLLVTSGVVKVVASTESGYDMLLAVRIAGDLVGEMAAFEERPRSGTVVACSDVTARIIQVRELETFLTHHPDAVRAILHMLCARLRWANRRRIDFQAYDSLTRLARVLAELSQAYAQPVPDGDGKRCDLGVTLTQKELASLAGLALNTAEKSLAALAAKGLVERSYRNITICDVPKLLEFAKVVADNPY, translated from the coding sequence ATGCCATCCCGGCTGTTTTCCGGGACACGATTCGACGGCAACATGGTCAGGCATTTGAACGACCCACTGTGCTGCCAAGTGAGATCGTCGGGGGTGCTGGTGAATCACGTGTGGCCGCCGTCCACCTTTCTCGGCCGGTTGCGCAATGCCACACGGGACGAGCTTCTGAGACAGGGCACGCCGATCACCTATCCGCCGCATCGGGCGCTGCTGCAACAGGGTGACGACAGCCGGCACGTCCTGCTGGTCACGAGTGGTGTCGTGAAGGTGGTCGCCAGCACGGAGAGCGGCTACGACATGCTGCTCGCCGTCCGTATAGCGGGTGACCTGGTCGGCGAAATGGCGGCCTTCGAGGAGCGCCCCAGGTCCGGCACGGTCGTGGCGTGCAGCGACGTGACGGCCCGCATCATCCAGGTGAGGGAGTTGGAGACCTTCCTCACCCACCACCCGGACGCCGTGCGGGCCATTCTCCACATGCTGTGCGCCCGGCTGCGCTGGGCCAACCGGCGTCGGATCGATTTCCAGGCCTACGACTCGCTGACCCGACTGGCCCGGGTCCTGGCCGAGTTGAGTCAGGCCTATGCCCAGCCCGTGCCGGACGGTGACGGCAAGCGGTGTGATCTTGGGGTGACACTCACGCAGAAGGAGCTCGCGTCGCTGGCCGGCCTCGCTCTCAACACGGCCGAAAAGAGTCTGGCCGCCCTGGCCGCCAAAGGCCTGGTGGAGCGCAGTTACCGAAACATAACCATCTGTGACGTTCCGAAACTGCTTGAATTCGCCAAAGTCGTGGCCGACAACCCGTATTGA
- a CDS encoding DUF4407 domain-containing protein produces MTDILTDRTTASASGPADGPGTGDAVVLPTANGRATARTTGRATSARANGEEGRDRAAGRLGLDAARRLRTLTGVDEELLARVRYERSKYTALGGVVLGTSVIAGFSMWNFATEALGRVSAAALVPTVIWMLFVLNLDRWLVTPQPNARRRVGPLLTRLLIALMLGAVIAEPLVLRIFQTAVEQHVADERTRVVDELRTNLVRCNPVPSTTRTAVPKGCGTTYILSFGATPGEQAEELAALRSDAATLQKRVDVDTTRLEAIDSEVRDECRVLIRMASTGLYQRTSECQRLRGKARDYRTTHHTGENEKRLAGMHSRILGIEAGLTSSRAAFLKTRADGIQRRLDAERAKQKEIGALERIRALDELASGNAVLFVGVWLVRLLFVLLDVLPVLVKYLSGETAYDRMLTGESNSAVKIHSEEVRLAERRATANLEIGQDAIEQEVRRHRVESEAALREHTATMNIRVRQAVNALEDEIRRSSTV; encoded by the coding sequence TTGACTGACATCCTGACGGACCGTACGACGGCCTCGGCCTCCGGCCCGGCGGATGGCCCGGGCACCGGCGACGCGGTTGTCCTCCCTACCGCGAACGGCCGGGCCACTGCCCGCACCACGGGCAGGGCAACCTCGGCCCGGGCCAACGGTGAAGAGGGCCGTGACCGCGCCGCCGGCCGCCTCGGCCTCGACGCCGCACGACGTCTGCGCACCCTGACCGGCGTCGACGAGGAGCTGCTGGCCAGGGTCAGATACGAGCGGAGCAAGTACACGGCCCTCGGCGGGGTCGTGCTCGGGACCTCTGTCATCGCGGGGTTCTCCATGTGGAACTTCGCGACGGAGGCGCTCGGCAGGGTCTCCGCCGCGGCCCTGGTGCCGACCGTCATCTGGATGTTGTTCGTGCTCAACCTCGACCGCTGGCTGGTCACTCCCCAGCCGAACGCGCGGCGACGGGTCGGACCCCTCCTCACGCGGCTGCTGATCGCTCTGATGCTCGGCGCGGTGATCGCGGAGCCTTTGGTGCTGCGCATCTTCCAGACGGCCGTCGAGCAGCATGTCGCGGACGAACGTACGCGTGTCGTCGACGAGCTGCGCACGAACCTGGTCCGCTGCAACCCCGTACCGTCCACGACGCGGACCGCCGTTCCGAAGGGCTGCGGCACGACGTACATCCTCTCCTTCGGCGCGACGCCCGGCGAGCAGGCCGAGGAACTGGCCGCCCTGCGCTCGGACGCCGCCACGCTGCAAAAGCGCGTGGACGTGGACACCACCAGACTGGAGGCCATCGACTCCGAGGTACGCGACGAGTGCCGCGTACTGATCCGCATGGCCTCCACCGGCCTGTACCAGCGGACGTCCGAGTGCCAGCGCCTGCGGGGCAAGGCGCGCGACTACCGGACCACCCATCACACCGGTGAGAACGAGAAGCGACTCGCCGGTATGCACAGTCGGATCTTGGGGATCGAGGCTGGACTGACCTCGTCACGCGCCGCGTTCCTCAAGACCCGGGCCGACGGCATCCAACGGCGGCTGGACGCTGAACGCGCCAAGCAGAAGGAGATCGGCGCCCTGGAACGGATCCGGGCACTCGACGAACTGGCGAGCGGGAACGCGGTTCTGTTCGTCGGTGTCTGGCTCGTCCGGCTGCTGTTCGTCCTGCTCGACGTGCTCCCCGTGCTGGTGAAGTACCTGAGCGGTGAGACCGCGTACGACCGGATGCTCACGGGCGAGAGCAACAGCGCGGTGAAGATCCACAGCGAGGAGGTCCGGCTCGCCGAGCGCCGGGCCACGGCGAACCTCGAGATAGGGCAGGACGCCATCGAACAGGAGGTCCGACGCCATCGTGTCGAGTCGGAGGCGGCGTTGCGGGAACACACGGCAACGATGAACATCCGGGTCCGACAGGCGGTCAACGCGCTGGAGGACGAGATCCGCCGCTCCTCGACGGTCTGA
- a CDS encoding Pycsar system effector family protein translates to MTTPGGGADTEPDNHDDTGATPDRGAELSRVLLSEAREELARADNKAGLILAVLGATLTALFGAIGSGLIAPRHYPVVPQLLLWGGCAACAPALVLLGLAVTPRLGSPHHSRGHYFGDARLAVSLAHLERTVRRTDPMSRDLSQLAILSQIVWTKYRCVRHALAWGTAFFTLTLVGIVTGMSL, encoded by the coding sequence GTGACCACACCCGGAGGCGGCGCCGACACAGAGCCCGACAACCACGACGACACCGGCGCGACGCCCGACCGGGGCGCGGAACTCAGCAGGGTTCTGCTGTCCGAGGCCCGTGAGGAACTCGCGAGGGCCGACAACAAGGCCGGCCTCATTCTGGCGGTTCTGGGCGCGACACTGACCGCCCTGTTCGGTGCGATCGGCAGCGGCCTCATCGCCCCACGGCACTACCCGGTCGTCCCGCAACTCCTCCTCTGGGGGGGCTGCGCCGCCTGTGCGCCGGCCCTTGTCCTGCTGGGCCTGGCCGTGACACCACGGCTCGGAAGCCCCCACCACTCCCGAGGCCACTACTTCGGTGACGCGCGGCTGGCCGTGTCGCTCGCCCACCTGGAGCGCACGGTGCGCCGAACCGACCCCATGTCCCGTGACCTGAGCCAGCTGGCGATCCTGTCCCAGATCGTCTGGACCAAATACCGCTGTGTACGTCACGCACTGGCCTGGGGCACGGCGTTCTTCACACTCACGCTGGTGGGCATCGTGACGGGTATGTCGCTCTAG
- a CDS encoding NUDIX hydrolase has product MASGDGVPEKVAWVLVRGDRVLVTRSHGRGRFYFPGGHRETGESDSETLMREIDEELRAVIDPRSMVHFGTFEIGEDHPEHGPFRMICYSADHRGRLTPAREIAEMAWFRYADRDRVSAVDEMVFDALHMGGQLS; this is encoded by the coding sequence ATGGCGAGTGGCGACGGTGTGCCGGAGAAGGTGGCGTGGGTTCTGGTTCGAGGCGACCGTGTGTTGGTGACACGTAGTCACGGCAGAGGTCGCTTCTACTTCCCGGGCGGTCACCGTGAGACCGGCGAGTCCGACAGCGAGACCCTGATGCGGGAGATCGACGAAGAACTACGGGCGGTGATCGACCCCCGCTCCATGGTTCACTTCGGCACTTTCGAGATCGGCGAAGATCATCCGGAGCACGGACCCTTCCGGATGATCTGTTACAGCGCCGATCACCGCGGTCGGCTGACCCCGGCGAGGGAGATCGCCGAGATGGCGTGGTTCCGCTACGCCGATCGGGACCGGGTCTCGGCCGTCGACGAGATGGTCTTTGACGCACTGCACATGGGCGGGCAGCTTTCGTGA
- a CDS encoding Pr6Pr family membrane protein, with translation MTAPIPRDLPDLPAIPRTHALLLSSVPASAVVTPVRRPLAAALRLLLAGTAAAGVTLAFLLGNPLRALSHFAIQSNILLALVTLLSARRAWTARRPLPAALTGAALLYVMITGLVYHLLLADATVPFSLTGTTAPTGWHLVAVHLLHTVTPLAAVLDWLLLTAPGRLRLRRAATWMLYPTLYLAFCLARAQLITPGTPGRYLYPFLDAEAHGYRHALANALLLGLSFYALAVLLVALDHARPNPISHRAKTGFRLRPPVG, from the coding sequence ATGACCGCGCCGATACCCAGGGACCTCCCGGATCTGCCTGCGATTCCGCGGACCCACGCACTCCTGCTCTCCTCCGTCCCAGCGTCGGCGGTGGTGACCCCCGTCCGCCGCCCGCTGGCCGCCGCGCTCCGGCTGCTCCTGGCCGGCACGGCGGCCGCGGGCGTGACCCTCGCGTTTCTGCTGGGCAACCCGCTGCGGGCGCTGAGCCACTTCGCGATCCAGAGCAACATCCTGTTGGCCCTGGTCACGCTGCTGTCCGCCCGCCGGGCATGGACGGCCCGCCGCCCACTTCCCGCCGCCCTGACTGGCGCGGCCCTCCTCTACGTCATGATCACCGGTCTCGTCTACCACCTGCTCCTGGCAGACGCGACCGTCCCCTTCTCACTGACCGGTACGACGGCCCCCACCGGCTGGCACCTGGTCGCCGTCCATCTCCTGCACACCGTGACTCCGCTGGCCGCCGTCCTCGACTGGCTCCTGCTGACCGCACCGGGCCGACTGCGCCTGCGCCGGGCCGCGACGTGGATGCTGTACCCCACCCTCTACCTGGCCTTCTGCCTGGCCCGCGCCCAGCTGATCACACCCGGCACACCGGGCCGCTATCTCTACCCGTTCCTCGACGCCGAGGCCCACGGCTACAGGCACGCCCTGGCCAACGCTCTGCTCCTCGGCCTCTCCTTCTACGCCCTCGCGGTCCTCCTCGTGGCCCTCGACCACGCCCGCCCCAACCCCATCAGCCACCGCGCCAAAACCGGATTTCGTCTCCGGCCACCGGTGGGCTAA
- a CDS encoding metallophosphoesterase has translation MRARYGVPLSIAAVGAAGLVYAAGFEPRSFRLRRVTVPVLPAGMRPLRVLQVSDIHMVGGQRKKQRWLRSLAGLRPDFVINTGDNLSDPEGIPETLDALGPLMEFPGAYVFGSNDYYGPKLRNPARYLLEKAQGRHGLNGNAPAVDVVHNPWEDLRDGFDAAGWLNLTNTRGVLKVEGASIELTGLDDPHIKRDRYAQVAGGPSESSDFSMGVVHAPYLRVLDPFAADGYPLILAGHTHGGQLCIPFYGALVTNCDLDTDRVKGLSTHTAEGRTSYLHVSAGCGASRYTPVRFACPPEVTLLTLVERE, from the coding sequence ATGCGCGCGCGATACGGAGTACCTCTGTCCATTGCGGCGGTCGGCGCCGCCGGCCTGGTGTACGCGGCGGGTTTCGAACCCCGCTCCTTCCGCCTCCGACGGGTCACCGTCCCCGTCCTCCCCGCCGGAATGCGCCCCTTGCGCGTGTTGCAGGTCTCCGACATCCACATGGTGGGCGGCCAGCGCAAGAAGCAGCGCTGGCTGCGCTCGCTGGCCGGACTGCGCCCCGACTTCGTGATCAACACGGGCGACAACCTGTCCGACCCGGAGGGCATCCCGGAGACGCTGGACGCGCTGGGGCCCCTGATGGAGTTTCCGGGTGCGTACGTCTTCGGCTCGAACGACTACTACGGCCCGAAGCTGCGCAACCCCGCCCGCTACCTGCTGGAGAAGGCCCAGGGCAGGCACGGCCTGAACGGCAACGCGCCCGCGGTGGACGTCGTCCACAACCCGTGGGAAGACCTGCGCGACGGCTTCGACGCCGCGGGCTGGCTCAACCTGACGAACACCCGGGGCGTACTGAAGGTCGAGGGCGCGTCGATCGAGCTGACGGGACTGGACGACCCGCACATCAAGCGCGACCGTTACGCACAGGTGGCGGGCGGTCCGTCGGAGTCGTCCGACTTCTCGATGGGCGTGGTGCACGCGCCGTACCTGCGGGTCCTGGACCCCTTCGCGGCGGACGGCTACCCCCTGATCCTGGCCGGCCACACCCACGGCGGCCAGCTCTGCATCCCCTTCTACGGCGCCCTCGTCACCAACTGCGACCTGGACACGGACCGCGTCAAGGGGCTGTCGACGCACACGGCGGAGGGCCGTACCTCCTACCTGCACGTCTCGGCGGGCTGCGGCGCGAGCCGCTACACCCCGGTCCGCTTCGCCTGCCCGCCCGAGGTGACGCTGCTGACGTTGGTGGAACGGGAGTAG
- a CDS encoding GatB/YqeY domain-containing protein has translation MTTLKSKLQEDLNAAIKERDELRSSTLRLTLTAITKEEVAGKEKRELSDDEILKVITKEAKKRREAADAFAQGGRPESAEREKAEGELLAGYLPKQLSDDELNDIVGQAVEEAKAAGAEGPRAMGAVMKIVNPKVAGLAEGGRVAAVVKKLLAG, from the coding sequence ATGACCACGCTCAAGTCGAAGCTGCAGGAAGACCTCAACGCCGCGATCAAGGAGCGCGACGAGCTCCGCTCCTCGACGCTCCGGCTGACGCTCACCGCGATCACCAAGGAAGAGGTCGCCGGTAAGGAGAAGCGCGAGCTCTCCGACGACGAGATCCTCAAGGTGATCACCAAGGAGGCGAAGAAGCGCCGGGAGGCGGCCGACGCCTTCGCGCAGGGCGGTCGTCCCGAGAGCGCCGAGCGGGAGAAGGCGGAGGGCGAGCTGCTCGCCGGCTACCTGCCCAAGCAGCTCAGCGACGACGAGCTGAACGACATCGTCGGGCAGGCCGTCGAGGAGGCGAAGGCGGCCGGCGCCGAGGGGCCGCGGGCCATGGGCGCCGTGATGAAGATCGTGAACCCGAAGGTGGCCGGTCTGGCCGAGGGCGGCCGCGTCGCCGCCGTCGTCAAGAAGCTTCTCGCGGGCTGA
- a CDS encoding transglycosylase domain-containing protein has translation MPKKRSGGGLSPTQQAAKFLGVSVLAGAVLAGIALPAFGALGLAAKGSVESFDELPANLKTPPLSQRTTILDSEGGQIATVYSRDRTVVDLKNVSPYMQKAIVAIEDSRFYEHGAVDLKGVLRALNKNVQSSGVSQGASTLTQQLVKNVAVEEAGDDPTKVAQATQQTIGRKIKELKYAIQLEEELSKKKILENYLNITFFGQQAYGVEAASQRYFSTHAKSLTLPQAALLAGIVQSPSRYDPINDEAEATKRRNTVLKRMAEVGDISDAEAATAQKAPLGLKVKKPKNGCITAVQGASFFCKYVERVFLSDPVFGKTKEERAKVWNQGGLTIRTTLEPQAQKSVQSSLKDHVYKSDKVAGAATLVEPGTGKILGMGQSKPYGYGKNETEYNYSVNASMGGSNFGFPTGSTFKPFVAAAALEEGRPANQQYSAPYQMPYPDTVQTCSSKPWTNDGRPKYTLENESASEKGPYQLQKAMELSVNTYFVQMLADIGMCPVVKMTDKLGVIQGNGTKVPEVPSSMTLGSTGLSPLTMASAYAAFASRGMYCTPVAIESITQTVGGTKKSLEVPKSTCSRAMSEKTADTVNTLLSGVVDSGTGKQAGLSGRDNAGKTGTTDSRKNAWFVGYTPNLSGAVWVGSATQKVEMTNIRIGGVWHPEVYGGDTPGPIWRDAMTGALEGKEATPFNKVFIPKPPEKKDRGDNNGNGNGDNNDDNGDDAGFLSGLLTNGGNTNGGNANRGNTNGGFFQGQSNGNDNSGGRG, from the coding sequence ATGCCAAAGAAGCGCTCGGGCGGTGGTCTGTCGCCAACGCAGCAGGCCGCCAAGTTCCTCGGTGTCAGTGTGCTCGCGGGAGCCGTGCTGGCAGGCATCGCCCTGCCCGCCTTCGGCGCGCTGGGCCTGGCCGCCAAGGGATCGGTGGAGTCGTTCGACGAACTCCCGGCCAATCTCAAGACGCCGCCACTGAGCCAGCGCACCACGATCCTCGACTCCGAGGGCGGCCAGATCGCCACCGTCTACTCACGGGACCGCACGGTGGTCGACCTGAAGAACGTCTCGCCCTACATGCAGAAGGCGATCGTCGCGATCGAGGACTCGCGCTTCTACGAGCACGGCGCGGTGGACCTCAAGGGCGTCCTGCGCGCGCTCAACAAGAACGTGCAGAGCAGCGGGGTGTCCCAGGGCGCCTCCACGCTCACGCAGCAGCTCGTGAAGAACGTCGCCGTCGAGGAGGCGGGCGACGACCCGACGAAGGTCGCGCAGGCCACACAGCAGACCATCGGGCGCAAGATCAAGGAGCTGAAGTACGCGATCCAGCTCGAGGAAGAGCTCAGCAAGAAGAAGATCCTCGAGAACTACCTGAACATCACGTTCTTCGGCCAGCAGGCATACGGCGTCGAAGCGGCCTCCCAGCGCTACTTCTCCACGCACGCCAAGAGCCTCACGCTCCCCCAGGCCGCGCTGCTGGCCGGCATCGTCCAGTCGCCCAGCCGCTACGACCCGATCAACGACGAGGCCGAGGCCACCAAGCGCCGCAACACCGTGCTGAAGCGCATGGCCGAGGTCGGCGACATCTCCGACGCCGAGGCGGCCACCGCGCAGAAGGCGCCGCTGGGCCTGAAGGTCAAGAAGCCGAAGAACGGCTGCATCACCGCCGTCCAGGGCGCCAGCTTCTTCTGCAAGTACGTGGAACGCGTGTTCCTCAGCGACCCGGTCTTCGGCAAGACCAAGGAGGAGCGGGCGAAGGTCTGGAACCAGGGCGGTCTGACGATCCGCACGACCCTCGAGCCGCAGGCCCAGAAGTCCGTCCAGAGCTCGCTCAAGGACCACGTCTACAAGTCGGACAAGGTCGCCGGGGCCGCGACCCTCGTCGAGCCCGGCACCGGCAAGATCCTCGGCATGGGCCAGTCGAAGCCGTACGGCTACGGCAAGAACGAGACCGAGTACAACTACTCGGTCAACGCCTCCATGGGCGGCTCGAACTTCGGCTTCCCGACCGGCTCGACCTTCAAGCCCTTCGTGGCCGCGGCCGCACTGGAGGAGGGGCGCCCGGCGAACCAGCAGTACTCGGCGCCGTACCAGATGCCGTATCCGGACACCGTCCAGACGTGCAGCAGCAAGCCGTGGACGAACGACGGCAGGCCGAAGTACACCCTGGAGAACGAGAGCGCGTCCGAGAAGGGGCCGTACCAGCTGCAGAAAGCCATGGAGCTGTCGGTCAACACCTACTTCGTGCAGATGCTCGCCGACATCGGCATGTGTCCTGTGGTGAAGATGACCGACAAGCTCGGCGTGATCCAGGGCAACGGCACCAAGGTCCCGGAGGTCCCCTCCTCGATGACCCTCGGTTCCACCGGCCTCTCCCCCCTGACGATGGCGAGCGCCTACGCCGCCTTCGCCTCCCGCGGCATGTACTGCACGCCGGTCGCCATCGAGTCGATCACCCAGACCGTGGGCGGCACGAAGAAGTCGCTGGAGGTCCCGAAGTCGACCTGCTCGCGCGCGATGAGCGAGAAGACCGCGGACACCGTCAACACCCTGCTCAGCGGCGTGGTCGACTCCGGTACGGGCAAGCAGGCCGGCCTGTCCGGTCGCGACAACGCCGGTAAGACGGGTACGACGGACTCCCGCAAGAACGCCTGGTTCGTCGGATACACCCCGAACCTGTCGGGCGCCGTCTGGGTCGGCAGCGCCACCCAGAAGGTGGAGATGACCAACATCCGCATCGGCGGCGTCTGGCACCCCGAGGTCTACGGCGGCGACACCCCCGGCCCGATCTGGCGCGACGCCATGACCGGCGCACTGGAGGGCAAGGAAGCCACGCCGTTCAACAAGGTCTTCATCCCGAAGCCCCCGGAGAAGAAGGACCGCGGCGACAACAACGGGAACGGGAACGGCGACAACAACGACGACAACGGGGACGACGCCGGTTTCCTCAGCGGACTGCTCACCAACGGTGGGAACACCAACGGCGGCAACGCGAACCGGGGAAACACGAACGGCGGCTTCTTCCAGGGCCAGAGCAACGGCAACGACAACAGCGGCGGACGCGGCTGA
- a CDS encoding WhiB family transcriptional regulator, producing MGWVTDWSAQAACRTTDPDELFVQGAAQNRAKAVCTGCPVRTECLADALDNRVEFGVWGGMTERERRALLRRRPTVTSWRRLLETARSEYEREAGILPLDDDQMYETFAAVG from the coding sequence ATGGGCTGGGTAACCGACTGGAGTGCGCAGGCCGCCTGCCGCACTACCGATCCGGATGAACTGTTCGTTCAGGGAGCAGCGCAGAACAGGGCCAAGGCGGTGTGCACCGGATGTCCGGTACGCACCGAATGCCTGGCTGACGCGCTCGACAACCGCGTCGAGTTCGGCGTGTGGGGAGGCATGACGGAGCGCGAGCGCCGGGCACTGCTGCGCAGGCGGCCGACGGTGACCTCCTGGCGCCGGCTCCTGGAGACCGCGCGTTCGGAGTACGAGCGTGAGGCGGGCATCCTGCCGCTCGACGACGACCAGATGTACGAGACCTTCGCGGCGGTGGGCTGA